One genomic region from Henningerozyma blattae CBS 6284 chromosome 2, complete genome encodes:
- the VTC4 gene encoding Vtc4p (similar to Saccharomyces cerevisiae VTC4 (YJL012C); ancestral locus Anc_5.161) codes for MRFGEQLNKSLIRQYSYYYIAYDDLKNSIEENLNNNQWSEDLETEFLSSLELELDKVYSFCKVKHSEIIRRIKDSQEQLHILIDSLHSNNINQPSELDFNILEEELSDVIADVHDLAKFARLNYTGFQKIIKKHDKKTKFILKPIFQVRLDSKPFFKENYDELVVKISQLYDTVRTRGNPIKGDSSAGGKQQNFVRQTTKYWVHPDNITELKLIILKHLPVLVFNPNKEFEKEDSAITSIYYDNEDLDLYYGRLRKDEGAEAHRLRWYGGMSSDTIFVERKTHREDWTGEKSVKARFALKEKYINDFVKGKYTAQKVFDKIRREKKKSPKEIESLESLAIEIQYAMLKKRLRPVVRSFYNRTAFQLPGDARVRISLDTELTMVREDNFDGIDRTNGNWRRMDIGVDWPFKQLPEKDVCRFPYAVLEVKLQTQLGQEPPEWVRELVGSHLVEPVPKFSKFIHGVATLLNDKVESIPFWLPQMDVDIRKPQIQTNINITRPVRDNDYEEGIYDDEDEDDAALVNAMLANSHPTGNLLDQEERIGSSSYGAITTNNATTNVPVEGESINAAYYRRKILESNNYIATKYYQLLSSFDHYLNGDLISKVPKGTQFDTVIKAPPGKTICVPVRVEPKVYFATERTFLSWLSVAILLGGVSTTLLTYGTRVTMLASIGFFLTSLFTIGHSTYKYATRVVDIRLKRAVNYEDSKGPAFICTFMILSMIFSFYCNYSL; via the coding sequence ATGAGATTTGGtgaacaattaaataaatctttaatcAGACAATatagttattattatattgcttatgatgatttgaaaaattccattgaagagaatttaaataataatcaatgGTCCGAAGATTTAGAAACAGAATTCCTAAGTTctttagaattagaattggaTAAAGTTTATAGTTTTTGTAAAGTTAAACATAGTGAAATCATTAGAAGGATTAAAGATTCACAAGAACAATTGCATATTTTAATTGACTCTTTACattccaataatattaatcaaCCTTCAGAATTggatttcaatattttagaagaagaattaagtGATGTCATTGCTGATGTTCATGATTTAGCTAAATTCGCAAGATTAAATTATACTGGGttccaaaaaattattaaaaaacatGATAAAAAGACtaaattcattttaaaACCTATCTTCCAAGTTAGATTAGATTCAAAAccttttttcaaagaaaattatgaTGAATTGGTGGTCAAAATTTCTCAATTATATGATACTGTCAGAACAAGAGGTAATCCAATTAAAGGTGATTCCTCTGCTGGTGGTAAACAACAAAATTTCGTAAGACAAACCACTAAATATTGGGTTCATCCAGATAATATTactgaattaaaattaattattttaaaacatttaCCTGTCTTGGTTTTCAATccaaataaagaattcgAAAAAGAAGATTCTGCAATTACTTCCATTtattatgataatgaagatttagaTTTATATTACGGACGTTTAAGAAAAGATGAAGGTGCTGAAGCTCATAGATTAAGATGGTATGGTGGTATGTCTTCTGATACAATCTTTGTAGAGAGAAAGACTCATAGAGAAGATTGGACTGGTGAAAAATCTGTAAAGGCAAGATTTGCattaaaggaaaaatatatcaatgATTTCGTCAAGGGGAAATATACTGCTCAGAAAGTATTCGATAAGATTCGtagagaaaagaaaaaatctcccaaagaaattgaaagttTAGAATCTTTAGCGATTGAAATTCAATATGCGATGTTGAAGAAAAGATTAAGACCAGTGGTAAGATCTTTCTACAATAGAACTGCTTTCCAATTACCCGGGGATGCAAGAGTTCGTATCTCTTTAGATACTGAATTAACAATGGTTAGAgaagataattttgatGGGATTGATCGTACAAATGGTAATTGGAGAAGAATGGATATTGGTGTAGATTGGCCATTTAAACAATTACCAGAAAAGGATGTTTGCAGATTTCCGTATGCTGTCTTGGAAGTTAAATTACAAACACAATTAGGTCAAGAACCACCTGAATGGGTTAGAGAATTAGTTGGTTCGCATTTAGTTGAACCAGTACCAAAATTCTCCAAATTTATTCATGGTGTGGCaactttattaaatgataaagtTGAATCAATTCCATTTTGGTTACCTCAAATGGATGTAGATATTAGAAAACCACAAATCCAAACTAATATTAACATTACAAGACCAGTAAGAGATAATGATTATGAAGAGGGAAtttatgatgatgaagatgaagatgatgctGCATTAGTAAATGCAATGTTGGCAAATTCTCATCCAACAGGAAATCTATTGGATCAAGAGGAAAGAATTGGTAGTAGTAGTTATGGTGCCATTACTACAAATAATGCTACTACAAATGTTCCTGTGGAAGGTGAAAGTATAAACGCTGCTTATTATCgtagaaaaattttagaatcaaacaattatattgcaacaaaatattaccaattattatcttcttttgatcattatttaaatggtGATTTGATTAGTAAAGTACCAAAAGGTACACAATTTGATACTGTTATTAAAGCTCCACCGGGAAAAACAATTTGTGTTCCAGTTCGAGTCGAACCAAAAGTATATTTTGCAACTGAAAGAACATTTTTGTCTTGGTTATCAGTTGCTATACTATTGGGTGGTGTTTCAACAACTTTATTAACTTATGGTACAAGAGTTACTATGCTTGCTTCTATAGGGTTTTTCCTTACTTctttatttacaattggCCATAGTACCTATAAGTATGCAACTAGAGTGGTCGATATTAGGCTAAAAAGAGCTGTTAATTATGAAGATAGTAAAGGTCCTGCGTTTATTTGTACTTTCATGATTCTATCAATGATTTTCTCATTCTATTGTAATTATTCACTATAA
- the ASF1 gene encoding nucleosome assembly factor ASF1 (similar to Saccharomyces cerevisiae ASF1 (YJL115W); ancestral locus Anc_1.242): protein MSNVSLLGIKVLNNPAKFTDAYEFEITFECSEQLKNDLEWKLTYVGSSRSLEHDQELDSILVGPVPKGINKFIFKADPPSVELIPASELISVTVILLSCSYDGKEFVRVGYYVNNEYNDEELKENPPVKVQIDKVVRNILAEKPRVTRFNIVWDNEDAVDDMFPPEQPGVDDEEDDEEEDDEEEEEEEEEEEEAEEEEEEEAEEAEEEGAITNEEQADEEDGEDIEEDLGEDEDEDEDDADDVEEAEAEAEAEAEAEAEAEAEAEAEAEVEAEEDIENSEAEEEEDDENPDKKKRKLNEDSKNTDLISTSTDDVKTPVDA, encoded by the coding sequence ATGTCAAACGTATCTCTATTAGGAATTAAAGTCCTTAACAATCCTGCAAAATTCACAGACGCTTATGAATTCGAAATCACTTTTGAATGTTCcgaacaattgaaaaacgATTTAGAATGGAAATTGACTTATGTAGGGTCTTCAAGATCTCTAGAACATGACCAAGAATTAGACTCTATCCTGGTTGGGCCCGTGCCCAAAGGTATCAACAAATTTATCTTCAAAGCTGATCCACCTTCTGTAGAATTGATTCCTGCAAGTGAATTGATTAGTGTTACTGTCATACTGTTGAGTTGTTCGTATGATGGCAAAGAGTTTGTAAGAGTAGGGTATTATGtcaataatgaatataacGACGAAGAGTTGAAAGAAAACCCTCCAGTGAAAGTTCAAATTGATAAAGTCGTTAGAAATATCTTGGCTGAAAAACCAAGAGTAACAAGATTTAATATCGTATGGGATAATGAAGATGCTGTTGATGATATGTTCCCTCCTGAACAACCTGGtgttgatgatgaagaggATGATGAGGAAGAGGATGATGaggaagaggaagaagaagaagaggaggaggaggaagCAGAGGAAGAGGAGGAGGAAGAAGCAGAAGAAgcagaagaagaaggtGCAATTACAAATGAAGAACAAGCAGATGAAGAGGATGGTGAAGATATTGAGGAAGATTTAGGTGAAGATGAAGACGaggatgaagatgatgctGATGATGTGGAGGAAGCTGAGgcagaagcagaagcagaagcagaagcagaagcagaagcagaagcagaagcagaagcagaagcagaagTAGAAGCAGAAGAAGATATAGAGAATTCAGAagcagaagaagaagaagatgatgaaaatccagataaaaagaaaagaaaactCAACGAAGATTCAAAGAATACCGATCTGATATCAACTTCCACCGATGATGTCAAGACTCCTGTAGATGCATGA